The following are encoded together in the Planctobacterium marinum genome:
- a CDS encoding DUF1801 domain-containing protein has protein sequence MENHPIDLVSIANELEAFVQTCVPDSTSVSKYGGTLFTLKPEEKEGQFCGVFVYSAHVQLSLSHGPLLKDERKILKGTGKYRRHVNFKSQDQIDYAYLKELIIQAASF, from the coding sequence ATGGAAAATCACCCAATAGATTTAGTTTCTATTGCCAATGAACTTGAAGCATTCGTGCAAACCTGCGTGCCTGACAGTACCAGCGTGAGTAAATATGGCGGTACGCTATTTACCTTAAAGCCCGAGGAGAAAGAAGGGCAATTTTGCGGTGTATTTGTGTATTCTGCCCACGTGCAGTTGTCATTGAGTCATGGGCCTTTGTTAAAAGATGAGCGCAAGATACTCAAAGGAACAGGAAAGTACCGACGGCATGTTAATTTCAAAAGTCAGGATCAAATTGATTATGCCTATCTCAAAGAACTAATCATCCAGGCTGCCAGTTTTTAA
- a CDS encoding GNAT family N-acetyltransferase — protein sequence MIIPTIETEKLSLVPPTLEAFCVYEGFYTDAEASKAYGGPITTEQVWARLKADIGSWYMLGFGVWVIQRKSDNNYIGTCGFWQGKEWPKELTWWVAPQGRGQGVATEASNAALLHAYNEFGWDTVETYMNDDNRAARALVEKLGGKKVKRAVFTDGLSRDIYQIPKPGL from the coding sequence ATGATTATCCCAACAATTGAAACCGAAAAACTAAGTTTAGTGCCGCCAACACTAGAAGCTTTTTGTGTATATGAAGGGTTCTATACCGATGCTGAAGCATCAAAAGCCTATGGTGGGCCCATTACAACGGAACAAGTCTGGGCCAGATTGAAGGCCGATATTGGCTCCTGGTACATGCTGGGGTTCGGTGTTTGGGTGATTCAACGCAAGTCAGATAATAACTATATTGGTACCTGTGGATTTTGGCAGGGTAAAGAATGGCCAAAGGAGTTAACCTGGTGGGTGGCACCCCAAGGACGAGGCCAAGGTGTCGCAACTGAAGCCTCAAATGCGGCACTATTGCACGCTTACAATGAGTTTGGTTGGGATACGGTTGAAACTTACATGAATGATGATAACCGGGCTGCCCGTGCTTTGGTTGAAAAGCTCGGAGGTAAAAAAGTCAAACGAGCTGTGTTTACTGATGGCTTGAGTCGGGATATCTACCAAATCCCAAAACCGGGCTTATGA
- a CDS encoding alpha/beta fold hydrolase — MGKKLYLIPGTMCNQKLWDRVVPYLHSSIELGYLAIPRGKNFDELAAYYHQILSDDRVNLIGFSLGGYIATWFAMLYPERIAKLFVTSNSPCSLSTEELNLRRDTLKYVESHGYKGMSRKKAANMLDEANKTEGLIDLILEMDSDLGEAEFISQYRYTSDRVDLASAFKQFPFNTIIYYSENDRLVNSEWLKGLANVNTKLSVIATSGYGHMLPLEKPRELANHINTWMHLD; from the coding sequence GTGGGTAAAAAGTTGTATTTAATTCCAGGGACCATGTGCAATCAAAAGCTATGGGACCGAGTGGTTCCATATTTACACAGCTCGATAGAGTTGGGTTATTTGGCTATACCGCGAGGTAAAAATTTCGATGAACTTGCAGCTTACTATCACCAAATCCTTAGCGATGACAGGGTAAACCTGATAGGGTTTTCACTGGGGGGCTATATTGCCACCTGGTTCGCAATGTTATACCCCGAGCGCATTGCAAAATTATTTGTTACCTCGAATAGTCCTTGCAGTCTGTCGACAGAGGAGTTGAATCTGCGTCGCGATACACTGAAATACGTCGAATCTCATGGCTACAAGGGCATGAGTCGGAAAAAAGCCGCGAATATGTTGGATGAAGCTAATAAAACAGAAGGTCTGATTGATTTGATTTTGGAAATGGATAGCGATTTGGGGGAAGCTGAGTTTATTAGTCAGTATCGTTATACATCGGACAGAGTCGATCTTGCTTCCGCCTTTAAACAATTCCCTTTTAATACAATCATTTATTACAGCGAAAACGACAGGCTGGTGAATTCGGAATGGCTCAAAGGGCTTGCCAATGTAAATACCAAGCTATCCGTCATTGCTACCTCGGGATACGGCCACATGTTACCACTGGAAAAGCCCCGCGAGTTGGCAAATCATATCAATACATGGATGCATTTGGATTAA
- a CDS encoding FG-GAP-like repeat-containing protein, whose product MRLFNARLCFSNVFARPFIALIALTFGIFHAQGAELEPFVLDASWTLLSTQEGVKRYAGEKPNQPHLPQIIGDTAYWIAGNGYSDGSQATNQVLAMDLNSGEITELTTMGPNFLRGNATTEYKGRLLSVGGAGNFVNHNLNYVMSYDTGNGEWRQHNAAPLARENAMAEQYNGKIYAFGGWGFDSFNRAIVRLNDDGSFYTDVEESATWRKEVQVYDIASDTWSILGDAPTDEPFRASTIVEDTVYLSGEVDWVTANDTLHVFEIDSANWSTLTIPAPLVSKKLVSVGHLLLVYGLTDWSMVSNSLWQSYIFDTREQTWFEGLALPNAENLTSVFALASEGDALYYFEYAENPWDSANKQVYRLDFNTGTSADQEYQPFEEQTITEFAIDNGDVLAINEAGTIANLVVADWQDYDDVWNGRGDEAQKAALKRLTQSVYTHLEDQFTFMFFVFDEPEHAPYPAPYGYHTPIQNDIEGIGQGIFDFAEAYGSADMLESIVVLGAADDIIHGPSLHELGHRWGNYLEGSLDAMRQLGWVACMAPDLMPYHWGLLSNGGQLGGWHEEDLNMGDDNSATYLLNDGAEGSAGFRGIGPGNNFIGYSNLELYLMGLLPDTEVGELREPATAPIELDINPLFVIDSFNQISMDTVIQENGARVPDVGEAATSFNTMFVVLSKTPLSQSEWHNYHLQVNNFTRTEHDDYLRLNNFWEATDGKASLVVPNLHEALLSNSGIQYTRGDFDGDGKADVAVRRPSIFMQYILNSQDGEIQRHNFGKSNTDIPVLGDFDGDGLSDVAVRRPGNSTWYILNSSDHQIQRIRFGLQEQDIPVPADYDGDGKTDVAVRRPDTHMWYILNSSDSNIQRINFGLQEADIPVPADYDGDGKADVAVRRPSTQMWYILNSSDGEIQRINFGLQAEDIPVPADYDGDGKADVAVRRPSTQMWYILNSSDGEVQRVSFGLQEQDIPVPADYDGDGKADVAVRRPSNYMFYILGSSDNEIQRVNFGKNEADVPLLATPVTLMEMTAQ is encoded by the coding sequence TTGCGCTTATTTAATGCTCGATTATGTTTTTCCAATGTTTTTGCCCGCCCGTTTATAGCATTAATTGCACTTACATTCGGCATTTTTCATGCACAAGGAGCTGAGCTTGAGCCTTTTGTTTTGGATGCGAGTTGGACGCTACTTAGTACTCAAGAAGGCGTAAAACGTTATGCTGGAGAGAAGCCAAATCAGCCTCATTTACCGCAAATCATCGGGGATACCGCATACTGGATAGCGGGCAATGGATATAGCGATGGTAGTCAGGCGACAAATCAGGTTTTAGCAATGGATCTTAACTCGGGTGAAATAACCGAGTTAACAACGATGGGGCCTAATTTTTTGCGTGGTAACGCTACGACGGAGTACAAAGGTCGCTTGTTGTCGGTGGGGGGAGCAGGCAATTTTGTTAATCACAACCTCAATTACGTCATGTCTTATGATACTGGCAATGGAGAATGGCGACAGCACAATGCGGCTCCGTTAGCCCGTGAAAATGCCATGGCTGAGCAGTACAACGGGAAGATTTATGCATTTGGCGGTTGGGGGTTCGATAGCTTTAACAGAGCGATTGTACGCTTAAATGATGATGGTTCGTTTTATACTGATGTTGAAGAAAGCGCAACGTGGCGAAAAGAGGTTCAGGTTTATGATATTGCCTCAGATACCTGGTCTATATTAGGGGATGCGCCAACTGATGAGCCCTTTCGGGCGAGTACCATTGTTGAAGATACTGTCTATCTGAGCGGCGAAGTTGATTGGGTTACGGCAAATGATACGTTGCATGTTTTTGAAATCGATTCCGCAAATTGGAGTACTCTCACCATACCAGCGCCTTTGGTGAGCAAAAAACTGGTTTCAGTCGGTCATCTGCTATTGGTGTATGGGTTAACTGACTGGTCGATGGTGTCTAACTCGTTGTGGCAAAGCTATATTTTCGATACGCGAGAGCAGACATGGTTCGAGGGATTAGCGTTACCTAATGCTGAGAACCTCACTTCGGTATTCGCCTTAGCAAGTGAAGGTGATGCTCTTTATTACTTCGAATACGCAGAAAACCCATGGGATAGCGCGAATAAACAAGTGTATCGATTAGACTTTAATACTGGTACGTCGGCAGATCAGGAATATCAGCCATTTGAAGAGCAAACTATTACTGAATTTGCCATCGACAACGGAGATGTACTAGCAATTAACGAGGCTGGCACAATAGCCAATCTGGTGGTGGCGGATTGGCAGGATTATGATGATGTCTGGAATGGTCGCGGTGATGAGGCGCAAAAAGCTGCATTAAAACGCCTTACTCAGTCCGTGTATACCCATCTCGAGGATCAATTTACCTTCATGTTTTTTGTATTCGACGAGCCTGAACATGCCCCTTATCCAGCGCCTTATGGTTATCACACACCGATTCAAAATGATATTGAGGGAATTGGTCAAGGTATCTTCGATTTCGCCGAGGCTTATGGTAGTGCCGATATGTTGGAAAGTATCGTGGTGTTAGGTGCCGCTGACGATATTATTCACGGGCCATCTTTACATGAGCTTGGACATCGCTGGGGGAACTATTTAGAGGGCAGTCTGGATGCGATGCGTCAACTGGGATGGGTAGCCTGTATGGCACCTGATTTGATGCCTTATCATTGGGGGTTATTGAGTAATGGTGGTCAACTTGGCGGTTGGCATGAAGAAGATCTCAATATGGGAGATGACAATAGTGCAACCTATCTCCTCAATGATGGAGCTGAAGGTTCGGCTGGATTCCGGGGAATTGGTCCGGGTAACAATTTTATTGGTTATAGTAATCTTGAACTGTACTTGATGGGCCTGTTACCTGACACCGAAGTTGGGGAACTACGAGAACCAGCTACTGCACCAATTGAATTAGATATTAATCCGCTGTTTGTGATTGATAGTTTTAATCAAATTTCCATGGATACCGTGATTCAGGAAAACGGCGCCAGAGTACCTGATGTAGGGGAAGCTGCAACGAGCTTTAATACCATGTTTGTGGTGCTATCAAAAACGCCGCTGAGTCAGTCAGAATGGCATAATTATCACCTGCAAGTGAATAACTTTACCCGAACAGAACACGATGATTATTTACGACTGAATAACTTCTGGGAGGCCACTGACGGCAAGGCGAGTTTAGTGGTGCCCAATCTCCATGAGGCTTTGCTTAGCAATTCTGGTATACAGTATACCAGAGGTGATTTTGATGGTGATGGCAAAGCAGACGTCGCGGTGCGACGCCCTTCAATATTCATGCAATATATTTTGAATTCGCAAGACGGTGAAATTCAACGGCATAACTTTGGGAAGAGTAACACCGATATTCCGGTGTTGGGGGATTTTGATGGTGATGGCTTAAGTGATGTTGCTGTGAGACGACCGGGAAACAGTACCTGGTACATTCTGAATAGTTCGGACCACCAAATCCAGCGTATCCGTTTTGGTTTACAGGAGCAGGATATCCCGGTGCCTGCGGATTACGATGGAGATGGCAAAACCGATGTGGCAGTTCGCCGGCCCGACACACACATGTGGTATATCCTTAACAGTTCTGATAGCAATATTCAGCGTATTAATTTCGGGTTACAGGAGGCCGATATTCCGGTACCCGCTGATTATGACGGTGACGGTAAAGCTGATGTTGCAGTAAGACGTCCCTCGACGCAAATGTGGTACATATTAAATAGTTCAGACGGGGAGATTCAGCGTATCAACTTTGGTTTGCAGGCTGAGGATATTCCAGTTCCGGCTGATTATGACGGTGACGGTAAAGCTGATGTGGCAGTGAGGCGGCCCTCTACTCAGATGTGGTATATCCTGAATAGCTCCGATGGGGAAGTTCAACGTGTTAGTTTCGGTCTACAGGAGCAAGATATCCCGGTGCCGGCTGATTATGATGGTGATGGCAAAGCTGACGTCGCGGTAAGAAGACCTTCCAATTATATGTTTTATATCCTGGGTTCTTCAGATAATGAAATTCAGCGCGTGAATTTTGGGAAGAACGAAGCGGATGTTCCGCTTTTGGCCACACCTGTAACATTAATGGAAATGACGGCACAATAG
- a CDS encoding FAD-dependent oxidoreductase translates to MAKNVYQFVDVERIDPPKKPVHVRRADFGEIYHPLSASQTEGQADRCLDCGNPYCEWKCPVHNFIPQWLKLANEGRILEAAELSHKTNSLPEVCGRVCPQDRLCEGACTLNDDFGAVTIGSIEKYITDTAFKMGWRPDMSDVVPTGKKVAIVGAGPAGLACADILVRNGVKPVVFDKYPEIGGLLTFGIPSFKLEKEVVQLRREIFTEMGVEFVLNTEVGKDIQFQDLINEYDSVFLGMGTYKYMKGGFDNEAAPGVYDALPFLIANTNRIMNLEKDPADYISMEGKKVVVLGGGDTAMDCVRTSVRQGAESVICAYRRDEENMPGSRREVTNAREEGVDFRFNLQPLDIAVDESGKAIGVKLVKTQLGAPDTAGRRRPEPVEGSEHVLEADAVIVAFGFQPSPANWFADYGIILDEKGRVRAPAQGKYAYQTSNPKIFAGGDMVRGSDLVVTAIDEGRKAADGILDYLNV, encoded by the coding sequence ATGGCTAAGAATGTTTATCAATTTGTTGATGTTGAACGAATCGATCCACCCAAGAAGCCGGTGCACGTACGCCGCGCAGATTTTGGTGAAATTTATCATCCGCTATCGGCTTCGCAAACCGAAGGTCAGGCAGATCGCTGTCTGGACTGCGGTAACCCTTACTGCGAATGGAAGTGCCCGGTTCACAACTTTATTCCTCAATGGCTAAAGCTGGCGAATGAAGGGCGTATCCTCGAAGCCGCGGAGCTGTCCCATAAAACTAACAGCCTGCCAGAAGTGTGTGGTCGAGTATGCCCGCAAGACCGTCTCTGTGAAGGCGCTTGTACCCTTAACGACGATTTTGGTGCAGTAACCATCGGTAGTATCGAGAAATACATCACCGATACGGCCTTTAAAATGGGCTGGCGTCCGGATATGTCGGATGTTGTGCCCACCGGCAAGAAGGTTGCCATTGTGGGTGCTGGTCCTGCAGGTCTGGCATGCGCGGACATTCTGGTGCGCAATGGTGTTAAGCCCGTGGTATTTGATAAATACCCGGAGATTGGTGGGCTGCTGACTTTTGGTATTCCGTCTTTCAAACTGGAAAAAGAAGTGGTGCAACTGCGCCGCGAAATCTTTACCGAAATGGGTGTGGAGTTTGTACTCAACACCGAAGTAGGTAAAGACATTCAGTTCCAGGATTTGATCAACGAGTACGATTCGGTATTCCTTGGCATGGGTACCTACAAATACATGAAAGGTGGTTTCGATAACGAAGCGGCGCCGGGAGTTTACGACGCCCTACCGTTTTTGATCGCCAATACCAACCGCATTATGAACCTTGAAAAAGATCCTGCCGATTACATCAGCATGGAAGGCAAGAAGGTGGTGGTATTAGGCGGTGGTGATACCGCGATGGACTGCGTGCGCACATCTGTTCGTCAGGGTGCTGAGAGCGTGATCTGTGCTTATCGTCGCGACGAGGAAAACATGCCGGGTTCCCGACGGGAAGTCACCAATGCTCGTGAAGAAGGTGTGGATTTTCGCTTTAACTTACAGCCGCTGGATATTGCCGTGGATGAATCAGGCAAAGCCATTGGGGTTAAGCTGGTGAAAACTCAACTGGGTGCACCAGATACCGCCGGGCGTCGTCGTCCTGAGCCTGTGGAAGGTTCAGAGCATGTACTGGAAGCTGATGCAGTTATCGTGGCCTTTGGTTTCCAACCCAGTCCGGCTAACTGGTTCGCTGATTACGGTATTATCTTGGATGAAAAAGGCCGGGTTCGCGCCCCAGCCCAAGGCAAATACGCCTATCAAACCAGCAACCCGAAAATCTTTGCCGGTGGCGATATGGTCAGAGGTTCTGATTTGGTGGTAACCGCCATTGACGAAGGCCGCAAAGCCGCCGATGGCATTCTGGACTATCTCAACGTGTGA
- the gltB gene encoding glutamate synthase large subunit, with translation MKLYNPNDSRDNCGFGLIAHVNGEPSHRLVHTAIHGLDRMQHRGGIAADGKTGDGCGLLLQKPDAFFQKVASEHGWTLAKNYAVGMIFLSQDNEKAQAAMEILDEELENETLAVLGWREVPTDPSVLGDLASSCVPQIKQVFVNAPQGWRAVDLERRLFMARRRAEKRLAEDQDFYIASLSNLVSIYKGLVMPKDLPRFYLDLADKDLASAICVFHQRFSTNTLPKWPLAQPFRFLAHNGEINTIRGNRDWAQARTYKFRTPLIPDLKEAAPFVNMEGSDSSSLDNMLELFLAGGMDLFRAMRLLVPPAYQNDKTMDENLRAFYEFNSMHMEPWDGPAGIVLTNGRHVACNLDRNGLRPARYVITKDGFITLASEVGIWDYKPTDVVEKGRVGPGEMLAVDTKTGKIWRSNEIDEDLKGRHPYKEWISNHIRRLKPIEEYEETLIGKRTYSDDELGVYHKLFNYSYEELQQVIKVLAADGQEAVGSMGDDTPMAVMSSKPRILYDYFRQQFAQVTNPPIDPLRENHVMSLATCIGREKDVFSETSGYADRVLFKSPVLTYTDLVQLREYDPEHYYSEVVDLNYKPEEGLKRAIERVCDETEYLVKKKKAVFVVLSDRNIKKDRLPIPAAMAVGAVQRRLVDKSLRCDANIVVETASARDPHHFAVLLGLGATAIYPYLAYETIEQMVDKGELDMSHMQAFTNFRKGINKGLFKIMSKMGISTVASYRSSKLFELVGVADEVMEVCFRGVPSRIQGAGFSDFEQDLVNLNRIAWLKRKQLNHGGLLKYVHGGEYHAYNPDVVTSLQKAVKSGDYADYRVFADLVNQRSPAHFRDLLTLKTGKEPIAVEQVEPAESLYPRFDSAAMSIGALSPEAHEALAIAMNTLGGQSNSGEGGEDPKRFGNSRNSKIKQVASGRFGVTPHYLVNADVIQIKVAQGAKPGEGGQLPGDKVNKYIAQLRFSVPGVTLISPPPHHDIYSIEDLAQLIFDLKQVNPKALISVKLVSEPGVGTIATGVAKAYADLITVSGYDGGTGASPLTSVKYAGCPWELGLAETQQALVENGLRHKVRVQTDGGLKTGLDVVKAAILGAESFGFGTGPMVALGCKYLRICHLNNCATGVATQDEKLRSEYFIGLPEMVMNYFKFIAQEVREILASLGVQRLDDLIGRTEYLEVLDGINAKQHKLDLKPMLAKAEAGSHTRLFCSEVTNKPLDNGDMNLAILARAESAVQNKSGISLNFNIRNTDRSVGASLSGFIARHYGNQGMADYPININFKGTAGQSFGVWNAGGLEMRLEGDANDYVGKGMTGGKLVIHPPAGVEYDTHNSAIIGNTCLYGATGGKLFAAGRAGERLAVRNSGAIAVVEGAGDNACEYMTGGIVAILGKIGVNFGAGMTGGFAYILDEQGDLENRVNQELVEILDISDKIILSEHLRGLVDQHYEETGSEHALKILTNFADYLGKIRLIKPKTSDVKNLLGHISRSSNELRVQAQ, from the coding sequence ATGAAACTATATAATCCCAATGATAGTAGGGACAATTGCGGCTTTGGCTTAATAGCCCATGTTAACGGTGAACCAAGCCACCGTCTTGTGCATACCGCAATCCATGGCCTGGACCGCATGCAACACCGTGGCGGTATCGCCGCAGATGGTAAAACTGGTGACGGTTGTGGACTTTTATTACAAAAACCTGACGCATTCTTTCAGAAAGTCGCCAGCGAACATGGCTGGACCTTAGCAAAGAACTATGCGGTAGGCATGATATTCCTGAGCCAGGACAATGAAAAAGCCCAAGCCGCGATGGAAATACTCGATGAAGAGTTAGAAAACGAAACACTGGCCGTTTTAGGTTGGCGCGAAGTACCAACTGACCCATCAGTTCTGGGTGATTTGGCCTCCTCTTGTGTACCTCAGATCAAACAGGTATTCGTTAATGCCCCACAAGGTTGGCGTGCTGTTGATTTGGAGCGTCGGTTATTCATGGCCCGTCGCCGCGCCGAAAAACGATTAGCCGAAGACCAGGATTTTTACATCGCTTCCCTGTCAAACCTGGTATCGATTTACAAAGGTTTGGTGATGCCGAAAGATCTGCCGCGTTTTTATCTGGACCTCGCTGATAAAGACCTGGCATCTGCGATTTGTGTCTTCCACCAACGCTTCTCAACCAATACGTTGCCTAAGTGGCCTCTGGCACAGCCATTCCGCTTCCTGGCGCACAACGGTGAAATCAATACCATCCGAGGTAATCGCGACTGGGCACAAGCCAGAACCTACAAGTTCCGCACGCCACTTATTCCAGATTTAAAAGAAGCCGCGCCTTTCGTAAATATGGAAGGCTCAGATTCCTCGTCACTGGATAACATGCTTGAACTGTTTTTAGCTGGCGGTATGGATCTATTCCGCGCCATGCGTTTGTTGGTGCCACCAGCGTATCAAAATGACAAAACCATGGATGAAAACCTAAGGGCATTTTACGAGTTCAACTCCATGCACATGGAGCCATGGGACGGTCCAGCGGGTATTGTGCTAACGAACGGCCGCCATGTAGCCTGTAACCTCGATAGAAATGGTCTGCGTCCGGCACGCTACGTTATTACCAAAGACGGGTTTATTACCCTTGCTTCAGAGGTCGGAATCTGGGATTACAAACCCACCGATGTGGTTGAAAAAGGCCGGGTTGGTCCCGGTGAAATGCTGGCTGTGGATACCAAAACTGGTAAAATCTGGCGCAGCAATGAAATCGACGAAGACTTGAAAGGTCGCCATCCTTACAAAGAATGGATCAGTAACCATATTCGTCGTTTAAAACCCATCGAAGAATACGAAGAAACCTTGATTGGTAAACGCACTTACTCTGATGATGAGCTCGGGGTGTACCACAAGCTATTCAATTACTCTTACGAAGAATTGCAGCAAGTCATCAAGGTGTTGGCTGCAGATGGTCAGGAAGCTGTGGGCTCCATGGGTGACGATACGCCAATGGCAGTCATGTCTTCGAAGCCACGTATTTTATACGATTACTTCCGCCAGCAATTCGCTCAGGTTACCAATCCTCCAATTGACCCATTGCGTGAAAATCACGTAATGTCGCTGGCCACCTGTATAGGTCGCGAAAAAGATGTATTCAGCGAAACCTCGGGTTATGCCGACCGGGTATTATTCAAGTCGCCTGTCCTCACCTACACCGACCTGGTGCAGTTAAGAGAATACGACCCAGAGCATTACTACTCAGAAGTGGTGGATCTAAATTACAAACCGGAAGAAGGTTTGAAACGCGCCATCGAGCGGGTATGTGACGAAACCGAATACCTGGTGAAAAAGAAAAAAGCGGTGTTTGTGGTGCTGTCTGATCGCAATATCAAAAAAGACCGTCTACCTATCCCGGCGGCGATGGCCGTCGGTGCGGTGCAGCGCCGTTTGGTGGACAAATCACTGCGTTGTGATGCCAACATCGTAGTAGAGACCGCTTCAGCCCGTGATCCTCATCATTTTGCGGTGTTATTGGGTTTGGGGGCCACAGCTATTTATCCTTACCTTGCTTATGAAACCATTGAGCAAATGGTAGATAAGGGCGAGCTGGATATGAGCCATATGCAAGCCTTTACTAACTTCCGAAAAGGTATTAATAAAGGCTTATTTAAAATCATGTCCAAAATGGGCATCTCTACTGTGGCCAGTTATCGCAGCTCTAAACTGTTCGAGCTGGTCGGTGTTGCAGACGAGGTAATGGAGGTCTGTTTCCGCGGTGTGCCTTCGCGCATCCAGGGTGCAGGTTTCAGTGATTTTGAACAAGACCTGGTAAACTTAAACCGCATCGCCTGGCTTAAGCGCAAACAGCTCAACCACGGTGGTTTACTTAAATACGTGCACGGCGGTGAATATCACGCCTACAACCCCGATGTGGTCACCAGTTTGCAAAAAGCGGTTAAGTCCGGTGATTATGCCGACTACAGGGTATTTGCCGATCTGGTAAACCAACGTTCCCCAGCGCATTTCCGCGACCTGTTAACTTTGAAAACAGGCAAAGAGCCGATAGCAGTGGAACAGGTGGAACCAGCCGAAAGCTTATACCCGCGCTTCGATAGCGCCGCCATGTCGATTGGTGCGTTAAGCCCGGAAGCCCACGAGGCCTTGGCCATTGCCATGAATACCTTGGGGGGACAATCCAACTCAGGTGAAGGCGGTGAAGATCCAAAACGCTTTGGCAACTCCCGCAACTCTAAGATTAAGCAGGTGGCATCAGGCCGCTTTGGAGTAACCCCTCATTACCTGGTGAACGCCGATGTTATCCAGATCAAAGTCGCTCAAGGTGCCAAGCCCGGAGAAGGCGGACAGCTACCTGGTGACAAGGTCAATAAATACATCGCGCAACTGCGTTTTTCAGTACCAGGCGTAACTCTGATATCACCGCCACCCCATCACGATATTTACTCTATTGAGGATCTGGCCCAGCTGATTTTCGACCTGAAGCAGGTCAACCCCAAAGCACTTATCTCGGTTAAACTGGTATCAGAGCCGGGTGTAGGGACTATCGCTACAGGTGTTGCCAAAGCCTATGCCGATTTGATTACGGTATCGGGTTACGACGGCGGCACAGGTGCCAGCCCTCTCACCTCGGTTAAATACGCAGGTTGTCCTTGGGAGCTAGGCCTGGCAGAAACTCAGCAAGCGCTGGTAGAAAACGGCCTGCGCCACAAAGTACGGGTGCAAACCGATGGCGGCTTAAAAACAGGTCTGGATGTAGTTAAAGCGGCGATCCTGGGCGCCGAAAGTTTCGGTTTTGGAACTGGCCCTATGGTGGCACTAGGATGTAAGTACTTACGTATCTGTCACCTTAACAACTGTGCGACAGGTGTAGCAACCCAAGACGAAAAACTACGTAGCGAATACTTTATCGGCTTACCTGAGATGGTGATGAATTACTTTAAATTTATCGCTCAGGAAGTACGCGAGATTCTAGCCAGCCTTGGTGTACAACGCCTGGATGACTTGATTGGTCGCACTGAGTATCTGGAAGTGTTGGATGGCATCAATGCCAAGCAGCACAAGCTGGATCTTAAACCGATGCTGGCGAAAGCCGAAGCAGGCTCTCACACCCGTTTGTTCTGTTCAGAGGTTACCAACAAACCACTGGATAACGGCGACATGAACCTGGCTATATTGGCCCGCGCCGAGTCTGCCGTGCAGAACAAATCCGGTATTAGCCTGAACTTTAATATTCGCAATACCGACCGTTCTGTGGGTGCGTCTTTGTCGGGCTTTATTGCCCGTCACTATGGCAACCAAGGCATGGCGGATTATCCCATCAACATCAATTTTAAAGGCACCGCAGGACAAAGCTTCGGCGTATGGAACGCGGGCGGCCTGGAAATGCGTCTGGAAGGTGATGCTAACGACTATGTAGGTAAAGGTATGACAGGCGGCAAGCTGGTGATCCATCCTCCTGCAGGCGTTGAGTACGACACCCACAACAGTGCCATTATCGGTAATACCTGTTTATACGGGGCTACGGGCGGCAAACTCTTTGCAGCAGGCCGTGCCGGTGAGCGTTTAGCAGTGCGTAACTCAGGTGCCATTGCGGTAGTAGAAGGTGCCGGAGATAACGCCTGTGAATACATGACCGGCGGTATCGTTGCCATATTGGGTAAAATTGGCGTTAACTTTGGTGCCGGTATGACCGGTGGTTTCGCCTATATTCTTGATGAGCAGGGCGATCTGGAAAACCGGGTTAACCAGGAGCTGGTAGAGATTCTGGATATCAGTGACAAGATCATTTTATCCGAACATCTGCGCGGCTTAGTGGATCAGCATTACGAAGAAACAGGTAGCGAACACGCTCTGAAAATTCTGACAAATTTCGCTGATTACCTGGGCAAGATCAGACTCATTAAACCTAAAACCAGTGATGTGAAAAACCTGCTTGGCCATATCAGTCGCTCATCCAATGAGCTACGAGTGCAGGCGCAGTAA